The following coding sequences are from one Luteimonas sp. S4-F44 window:
- a CDS encoding chemotaxis protein CheB, with product MTDRYTGVPYGQDAALRSHLTFPVVGIGASAGGLVALRRLFEQAPATGGMAYVVILHLSPRHESQADQVLQRCTRMPVIQVNTPTPVEPNHVYVISPSKSLTMNDGYLRVSDVERPPGRHIAIDRFFRTLADAHMDRAIGIVLSGTGSDGTVGLARLKEQGGVAIAQLPEDAEYEDMPRSAIASGRVDFVLPAVEIPGKLVELWRNASRIQLPRPEPQAEHILETAPITGEAPEQAIRDILEILHSRTGHDFRHYKRATVLRRIERRLQVSLLSDLSAYCEHLRRDIDEPRALLDDMLIGVTNFFRDREAFEALERDIVPSLFDDGENGPRVWVPGCATGEEAYSIAILLADHADRLASPRGFQVFASDIDEHAIAIGRTGLYPEAILTDVPPARLRQFFSKEQNRYRVNKAVRDRVLFALHNALRDPPFSRVDLISCRNLLIYLDREIQMRLLEMFHFALRPGGLLFLGSSESADAAAQYFEVVDKRNRIFRARAQARGTRPLAMPSSRVFEAGPLQAPPPRTPRKEFSFVDVHQRVLEAYAPPSLIVDAESNILHISPGAGRYLRFSGGEPSRNLMAVIDPALRLDLRTTVYQALHTNGRAETRVRLDAGETGDPPARQLRLSAQPFRDQAAGADFLLVMFDEREAAPAQPPAPDRRAGDSEALLHLEQELQRTRDRLQATIEQSEASNEELKASNEELQSINEELRSATEELETSKEELQSVNEELITVNHELKSKVEETAKINDDLQNFISSTDIATVFVDAGLRIKRYTPKAELIFNIIPGDVGRCLLDITHRLEYPELADDAGNAFETLQLIEREIRSTDGKWYVARAVPYRTAENRIDGAVLTFVDTTSLRPADERRGQADASVLAPTDVAVLVADSQRQVISASGGVVDLLGYGERDLLGMRVDALYGEEERDSGQPAHDFAQAGAGMAVEGLRWYRNRRGDRTQCRVALSAIRAQDEVVAYVLLLGARRKGGARSWAGRYEAEASVTLRDEFLAVMSHELKNPLNLISVNTELMARLPGVRESSSAIASIETVRRAIRSQTKIIDDLLDMSRIRTGKLALKPEPVDVGMVVTELVEVARLDSASVGIEFRMQIPDAPIMVRGDASRIEQIVWNLLSNAIKFTPQGGRISLMVGVEENYVRLRVQDTGQGIDAQSLPRIFDLFGQGTGRAVGGRGGLGIGLSLVRQLVDLHGGRIEAHSDGPGRGAMFTLWLPRFTYPLFGPGESDGRHEAMRWDGLRILVVDDDVGTADGLAQLLELQGAAVVVCHDAAHALDRLGVQAFDVVLSDIGMDGMDGYAFARKARALAGADRLALVALSGYARPSDIQEASASGFDAHLSKPLSMDALAAAMRDVLAKRQPQA from the coding sequence ATGACCGACCGCTACACCGGCGTGCCGTACGGGCAGGACGCCGCACTGCGCAGCCATTTGACCTTTCCGGTGGTGGGTATTGGCGCCTCGGCCGGCGGCCTGGTTGCGTTGCGCCGCCTGTTCGAGCAGGCGCCGGCGACCGGCGGCATGGCCTACGTGGTCATCCTGCATCTGTCGCCGCGGCACGAAAGCCAGGCCGATCAGGTGCTGCAGCGTTGCACGCGGATGCCGGTGATCCAGGTCAATACGCCGACCCCGGTCGAGCCCAACCACGTCTATGTGATCTCGCCGTCCAAGTCGTTGACGATGAACGACGGCTACCTGCGGGTGAGCGATGTCGAGCGCCCGCCGGGGCGGCACATCGCGATCGATCGGTTCTTCCGCACGCTGGCCGATGCGCATATGGACCGGGCGATCGGCATCGTGCTGTCGGGCACCGGCAGCGATGGCACCGTCGGCCTGGCGCGCCTGAAGGAGCAGGGCGGGGTGGCGATCGCGCAACTGCCCGAGGATGCCGAATACGAGGACATGCCGCGCAGCGCGATCGCCAGCGGTCGGGTGGATTTCGTGCTGCCGGCGGTCGAGATCCCGGGCAAGCTCGTGGAACTGTGGCGCAACGCCAGCCGGATCCAACTGCCGCGACCCGAGCCGCAGGCCGAGCACATCCTGGAGACGGCGCCGATCACCGGCGAGGCGCCCGAGCAGGCGATCCGCGACATCCTGGAGATCCTGCACAGCCGCACCGGGCACGATTTCCGCCACTACAAACGCGCCACCGTGCTGCGCCGGATCGAACGGCGCCTGCAGGTCAGCCTGCTGAGCGACCTGTCGGCCTATTGCGAGCACCTGCGCCGGGACATCGACGAGCCGCGGGCGCTGCTCGACGACATGCTGATCGGCGTGACCAACTTCTTCCGCGATCGCGAGGCCTTCGAAGCACTCGAACGCGACATCGTGCCCAGCCTGTTCGACGACGGTGAGAACGGGCCACGGGTCTGGGTGCCCGGTTGCGCCACCGGCGAGGAGGCCTACTCGATCGCGATCCTGCTGGCCGACCATGCCGACCGCCTGGCGTCGCCGCGGGGCTTCCAGGTCTTCGCCAGCGACATCGACGAACACGCGATCGCGATCGGCCGGACAGGGCTCTACCCCGAGGCGATTCTGACCGACGTGCCGCCCGCGCGGCTGCGGCAGTTCTTTTCCAAGGAACAGAACCGCTACCGGGTCAACAAGGCAGTCCGCGACCGGGTGCTGTTCGCGCTGCACAACGCGTTGCGCGATCCGCCGTTCTCGCGGGTGGACCTGATCAGTTGCCGCAATCTGCTGATCTATCTGGATCGCGAGATTCAGATGCGGCTGCTGGAGATGTTCCACTTCGCACTGCGCCCCGGCGGGCTGTTGTTCCTGGGCAGCTCCGAATCGGCCGACGCGGCGGCGCAGTACTTCGAGGTCGTGGACAAGCGCAACCGGATCTTCCGCGCGCGGGCCCAGGCCCGCGGCACGCGACCGTTGGCGATGCCGTCTTCGCGGGTGTTCGAGGCCGGCCCGTTGCAGGCGCCGCCGCCACGCACCCCGCGCAAGGAGTTCTCATTCGTCGATGTGCACCAGCGTGTGCTCGAGGCCTATGCGCCGCCGAGCCTGATCGTCGATGCCGAGTCCAACATCCTGCACATCTCGCCTGGTGCGGGCCGCTACCTGCGCTTCTCGGGCGGTGAGCCCAGCCGCAACCTGATGGCGGTGATCGACCCGGCGCTGCGCCTGGATCTGCGCACGACGGTCTATCAGGCCCTGCACACGAACGGTCGCGCCGAAACGCGGGTGCGGCTCGACGCGGGCGAGACCGGCGATCCGCCGGCGCGACAGTTGCGCCTGTCCGCGCAACCGTTCCGCGACCAGGCCGCGGGCGCGGATTTCCTGCTGGTCATGTTCGACGAACGCGAGGCCGCGCCAGCGCAGCCGCCCGCTCCCGATCGACGCGCCGGCGACAGCGAGGCGCTGCTGCATCTGGAGCAGGAATTGCAGCGCACCCGTGACCGGCTGCAGGCCACGATCGAGCAGTCGGAGGCTTCGAACGAGGAGCTCAAGGCCTCCAACGAGGAATTGCAGTCGATCAACGAAGAATTGCGCTCGGCGACCGAGGAACTGGAGACCAGCAAGGAGGAGCTGCAGTCGGTCAACGAGGAGTTGATCACCGTCAACCACGAACTGAAGTCGAAGGTCGAGGAAACGGCGAAGATCAACGACGACCTACAGAACTTCATCAGCTCCACCGACATTGCCACCGTGTTCGTCGATGCCGGGCTGCGCATCAAGCGCTACACGCCCAAGGCCGAGCTGATCTTCAACATCATCCCCGGAGATGTCGGCCGCTGCCTGCTCGATATCACCCACCGGCTGGAGTATCCGGAACTGGCCGACGATGCCGGCAACGCGTTCGAGACCCTGCAACTGATCGAACGCGAGATCCGCAGCACCGACGGCAAGTGGTACGTCGCGCGCGCGGTGCCTTACCGCACCGCCGAGAACCGGATCGATGGCGCGGTGCTCACTTTCGTCGACACCACCAGCCTGCGCCCCGCCGACGAACGGCGCGGTCAGGCCGACGCCAGTGTCCTGGCCCCGACAGATGTTGCGGTGCTGGTCGCCGACAGCCAGCGGCAGGTGATCTCCGCCAGCGGTGGCGTCGTCGACCTGCTGGGCTATGGCGAGCGCGACCTGCTGGGCATGCGAGTGGACGCGCTCTACGGCGAGGAGGAGCGCGACAGCGGGCAGCCCGCGCACGACTTCGCCCAGGCCGGGGCCGGCATGGCGGTCGAGGGCTTGCGCTGGTACCGCAATCGCCGCGGCGACCGGACCCAGTGCCGGGTCGCGCTGTCGGCGATTCGCGCGCAGGACGAGGTCGTCGCGTACGTGCTTCTGCTCGGCGCCAGGCGCAAGGGCGGCGCGCGCTCGTGGGCGGGGCGCTACGAGGCTGAGGCGTCGGTCACCTTGCGCGACGAGTTCCTCGCGGTGATGTCGCACGAGCTGAAGAATCCGCTGAACCTGATCAGCGTCAATACCGAACTGATGGCCCGGCTGCCGGGCGTGCGCGAGTCGTCGAGCGCGATCGCCTCGATCGAGACCGTGCGGCGTGCGATCCGCAGCCAGACCAAGATCATCGACGACCTGCTCGACATGTCGCGCATCCGCACCGGCAAGCTCGCGCTCAAGCCCGAGCCGGTCGATGTGGGCATGGTCGTCACCGAGCTGGTGGAGGTCGCGCGGCTCGATTCGGCATCGGTGGGCATCGAGTTCCGGATGCAGATCCCCGACGCGCCGATCATGGTGCGCGGCGATGCGTCGCGGATCGAGCAGATCGTCTGGAACCTGCTCAGCAACGCGATCAAGTTCACCCCGCAGGGCGGACGGATCTCGCTGATGGTCGGGGTCGAGGAGAACTACGTGCGCCTGCGTGTGCAGGACACCGGGCAGGGCATCGATGCGCAGTCGCTGCCGCGGATCTTCGACCTGTTCGGCCAGGGCACCGGGCGCGCGGTCGGCGGGCGCGGCGGCCTGGGCATCGGGCTGTCGCTGGTGCGGCAGCTGGTGGACCTGCACGGCGGCCGGATCGAGGCCCATTCCGACGGTCCCGGTCGGGGCGCCATGTTCACGCTGTGGCTGCCGCGTTTCACCTACCCGCTGTTCGGGCCGGGCGAATCGGATGGCCGGCACGAGGCGATGCGCTGGGACGGGCTGCGGATCCTGGTCGTCGACGACGATGTCGGCACGGCCGACGGGCTGGCGCAGTTGCTGGAACTGCAGGGCGCCGCGGTCGTGGTCTGCCACGACGCGGCCCATGCGCTCGATCGGCTGGGAGTGCAGGCGTTCGATGTCGTGTTGTCGGACATCGGCATGGACGGCATGGACGGCTACGCCTTCGCTCGCAAGGCGCGCGCGCTGGCCGGCGCCGACCGGCTCGCGCTGGTGGCGCTGAGTGGCTACGCCCGGCCCAGCGACATCCAGGAGGCGAGCGCATCGGGGTTCGACGCGCACCTGAGCAAGCCGCTGTCGATGGATGCGCTGGCGGCGGCGATGCGCGACGTACTGGCCAAGCGCCAGCCGCAGGCCTGA
- a CDS encoding MFS transporter encodes MSRELLKLVLGPLLGLFIVCLGNGFVSSLTALRLDAAGVSDTMIGIVSSSYFVGLALGAMFSDRLIVRIGHIRAYSSFASLTAVTFLLQGLVFDPWAWFVFRLINGWAIVGIFLVVESWLLLAGDSRMRGRLLAVYMIALYGSGMLGQLQLGVIDGWGAMAPFMVAGMLGSLSVLPVVILPRVSPEAGAIEPLTPRDLLRVTPSGVLGCFGSGVAIAAIYTLLPIYLQRVGMDVAEVGQLMACTILGAMVLQYPVGRWSDRQNRQVVLLVLSLACAALALAILWLPDERWLLAALLFLLGGGVFAIYPVAVSHSADRAASDELVRLIQGLLLVNSVGAALSPLVIAPVMNQVGAQGLFWSFLVLNLLLACVFLWRRSTSPAPLPAAPFEPVVQVSPIGAEFRVSEAMVQASLDREQQEEDALHTDDAPRA; translated from the coding sequence GTGTCCCGAGAACTGCTGAAGCTGGTCCTGGGTCCGCTGCTGGGCTTGTTCATCGTTTGCCTCGGCAACGGCTTCGTCTCGTCGCTGACGGCGTTGCGGCTGGACGCGGCCGGCGTGTCGGACACGATGATCGGCATCGTGTCTTCGTCGTACTTCGTCGGCTTGGCGCTGGGCGCGATGTTCAGCGACCGACTGATCGTACGGATCGGGCACATCCGTGCCTACAGCAGCTTCGCCTCGCTGACGGCGGTGACGTTCCTGCTGCAAGGACTGGTGTTCGATCCCTGGGCCTGGTTCGTGTTCCGGTTGATCAACGGCTGGGCGATCGTCGGCATCTTCCTGGTGGTCGAGAGCTGGCTGCTGCTCGCGGGCGATTCGCGCATGCGCGGGCGCCTGCTCGCGGTCTACATGATCGCGCTGTACGGCTCGGGCATGCTCGGCCAGCTGCAGTTGGGGGTGATCGATGGCTGGGGCGCGATGGCGCCGTTCATGGTCGCGGGCATGCTCGGCTCGCTGTCGGTGTTGCCGGTGGTGATCCTGCCGCGGGTCTCGCCCGAAGCCGGGGCGATCGAACCGCTGACGCCGCGCGATCTGCTGCGGGTGACACCCTCGGGCGTGCTCGGCTGTTTCGGCTCGGGCGTGGCGATCGCGGCGATCTACACCCTGCTGCCGATCTACCTGCAGCGCGTGGGCATGGATGTGGCCGAGGTCGGCCAGTTGATGGCCTGCACGATCCTCGGCGCGATGGTGCTGCAATACCCGGTTGGCCGCTGGTCGGACCGGCAGAACAGGCAGGTGGTGTTGCTGGTGCTCAGCCTGGCGTGTGCGGCACTGGCGCTGGCGATCCTGTGGCTGCCCGATGAGCGCTGGTTGCTGGCGGCCTTGCTGTTCCTGCTCGGCGGCGGAGTGTTCGCGATCTATCCGGTCGCGGTCAGCCACTCGGCCGACCGCGCCGCATCCGACGAACTGGTGCGGCTGATCCAGGGCCTGCTGCTGGTCAATTCCGTCGGTGCCGCGCTCAGCCCGCTGGTGATTGCGCCGGTCATGAACCAGGTCGGCGCGCAGGGGTTGTTCTGGTCGTTCCTGGTGCTCAACCTGCTGCTGGCCTGTGTGTTCCTGTGGCGACGCAGCACGTCGCCGGCGCCGCTGCCGGCCGCGCCGTTCGAGCCTGTGGTGCAGGTCTCGCCGATCGGTGCGGAGTTCCGGGTCAGCGAGGCGATGGTGCAGGCCTCGCTCGATCGCGAGCAGCAGGAGGAGGATGCGCTGCACACCGACGATGCACCGCGCGCCTGA
- the rnr gene encoding ribonuclease R — translation MAKPPSKRGSRRDSERPAPAAKRGEAGGSSRSGKPAASLPPWMPDPGLQRALRSGARSGARPPAEPTPAAPRPPASRGGRIDDPHANREAARYANPIASREAILQLLADAPGPQTATELAQALDLTDPERFDALGKRLAAMLREGQLLQNRRGGLVPAKRLDLIPGTVIANPEGFGFLRPDSGSGDDLFLPPAEMRKVMHGDRAMASLTNVDARGRRAGVIVEVLERRTTRLIGRFSVESGISFVVPDDRRIQRNVQIPQDARLDAQDGQLVVCEIVAPGDARRPPIGKVLAVLGDALTPSLVVEAAIHGHHLPHEFPQPVLEEAAAVPLTVEERMLGDRVDLRALPLVTIDGEDAKDFDDAVYCEPNRDGFRLVVAIADVSNYVRPGTPLDDEAQLRATSVYFPGFVVPMLPETLSNGICSLMPRVDRMCFVCDMQVGRDGEVSGAKFYEAVMNSHARLTYTQVWKAVGEQDEDARASIGALLLPQVEHLHQLFRVLAKARAKRGAIEFESSEVRFVLDNRGEVTQAGMLVRNDAHKLIEECMIAANVEAARFLLEAGIPAPYRVHDKPPESKYTDLLEFLKEFALRMPPWAKVQPKDFTNLLKKIRDRSDATLLESVLLRSQSQAVYSTENLGHFGLALAAYAHFTSPIRRYPDLLVHRAIKHVLSGKPLAKFDYTPRMMESLALQCSERERRADEAEREVDERYRAAWMEQHVGGQFDGVISGVTSFGLFVELDQSKVNGLVHVTQLPNDFYRFDPIRRMLTGERAGREFRLGDRVRILVLKASLEDRKIDFRLVEEGAPQPGEPKPPPPRGKPAKREKAPYR, via the coding sequence ATGGCAAAACCTCCCAGCAAGCGCGGCAGCCGCCGCGATTCCGAACGTCCCGCCCCAGCCGCCAAGCGCGGCGAAGCCGGCGGATCCTCCCGCAGCGGCAAACCGGCGGCCTCGCTGCCGCCGTGGATGCCCGATCCCGGTCTGCAGCGTGCGCTGCGGTCCGGTGCGCGCTCCGGAGCGCGCCCGCCTGCCGAACCCACCCCGGCGGCTCCACGCCCGCCGGCGTCGCGTGGCGGGCGGATCGACGACCCGCACGCAAACCGCGAAGCGGCCCGCTACGCCAATCCGATCGCCAGCCGCGAGGCGATCCTGCAACTGCTCGCCGACGCCCCCGGGCCGCAGACCGCGACCGAACTGGCCCAGGCGCTCGATCTGACCGATCCGGAGCGCTTCGACGCGCTCGGCAAGCGGCTCGCCGCGATGCTGCGCGAGGGCCAGTTGCTGCAGAACCGCCGCGGTGGGCTGGTGCCGGCCAAGCGGCTGGACCTGATCCCCGGCACGGTGATCGCCAATCCCGAGGGCTTCGGCTTCCTGCGCCCCGATAGCGGCAGCGGCGACGACCTGTTCCTGCCGCCGGCCGAAATGCGCAAGGTCATGCACGGCGACCGCGCCATGGCCAGCCTGACCAACGTCGACGCACGCGGCCGCCGCGCCGGTGTCATCGTCGAAGTGCTCGAACGCCGCACAACCCGGCTGATCGGCCGGTTCTCGGTGGAGTCGGGGATCAGTTTCGTGGTGCCCGACGACCGCCGGATCCAGCGCAATGTGCAGATCCCGCAGGACGCGCGGCTCGACGCGCAGGACGGCCAGTTGGTCGTCTGCGAGATCGTCGCCCCGGGCGACGCGCGCCGACCGCCGATCGGCAAGGTGCTCGCGGTGCTGGGCGATGCGCTGACCCCGTCGCTGGTGGTCGAGGCGGCGATCCACGGCCACCATCTGCCGCACGAGTTCCCGCAGCCGGTGCTCGAGGAGGCCGCGGCGGTCCCACTGACGGTCGAGGAACGCATGCTCGGCGATCGTGTCGATCTGCGCGCATTGCCGCTGGTGACGATCGACGGCGAGGACGCCAAGGACTTCGACGACGCGGTGTACTGCGAGCCCAACCGGGACGGCTTCCGTCTGGTGGTGGCGATCGCCGACGTCTCGAACTATGTGCGGCCGGGCACGCCGCTCGATGACGAAGCGCAGCTGCGCGCGACCAGCGTGTACTTCCCCGGTTTCGTCGTGCCGATGCTGCCCGAGACGCTGTCCAACGGCATCTGCTCGCTGATGCCGCGGGTCGACCGCATGTGCTTCGTCTGCGACATGCAGGTCGGTCGCGACGGCGAGGTGAGCGGCGCGAAGTTCTACGAGGCGGTGATGAACTCACACGCCCGACTGACCTACACCCAGGTGTGGAAGGCGGTGGGCGAGCAGGACGAGGACGCGCGCGCGTCGATCGGCGCGCTGCTGCTGCCGCAGGTCGAGCATCTGCACCAGTTGTTCCGCGTGCTGGCCAAGGCGCGGGCCAAGCGCGGCGCGATCGAGTTCGAGAGCTCGGAGGTGCGCTTCGTGCTCGACAATCGCGGCGAGGTCACCCAGGCGGGCATGCTGGTGCGCAACGACGCGCACAAGCTGATCGAGGAATGCATGATCGCCGCGAATGTGGAGGCTGCGCGCTTCCTGCTCGAGGCGGGCATTCCCGCGCCGTACCGCGTGCACGACAAGCCGCCGGAGTCCAAGTACACCGACCTGCTGGAATTCCTGAAGGAATTCGCGCTGCGCATGCCGCCTTGGGCGAAGGTGCAGCCCAAGGACTTCACCAATCTGCTCAAGAAGATCCGCGATCGCAGCGATGCGACGCTGCTCGAGTCGGTGCTGCTGCGCAGCCAGAGCCAGGCGGTCTACTCGACCGAGAACCTGGGCCACTTCGGCCTGGCGCTCGCAGCCTACGCCCACTTCACCTCGCCGATCCGCCGCTATCCCGACCTGCTGGTCCATCGCGCGATCAAGCATGTGCTCTCGGGCAAGCCGCTGGCGAAGTTCGACTACACCCCGCGGATGATGGAGAGCCTGGCGCTGCAGTGCTCTGAGCGCGAGCGCCGTGCCGACGAGGCCGAGCGCGAGGTCGACGAGCGTTACCGCGCGGCATGGATGGAGCAGCACGTCGGCGGCCAGTTCGACGGCGTCATCAGCGGCGTGACCAGCTTCGGGCTGTTCGTCGAGCTCGACCAGTCGAAGGTCAACGGCCTGGTGCACGTGACCCAGCTGCCGAACGATTTCTACCGCTTCGACCCCATCCGCCGGATGCTGACCGGCGAGCGTGCCGGCCGCGAGTTCCGGCTCGGCGACCGGGTGCGCATCCTGGTGCTCAAGGCCAGCCTGGAAGACCGCAAGATCGACTTCCGTCTGGTCGAGGAGGGCGCGCCGCAGCCCGGTGAGCCGAAGCCACCGCCGCCGCGCGGCAAACCGGCGAAGCGCGAGAAGGCGCCCTACCGGTAG
- the rlmB gene encoding 23S rRNA (guanosine(2251)-2'-O)-methyltransferase RlmB, giving the protein MSSKQNQWIVGINAVAAAVEHDAENVREVLLEAGAKNPRIVEIETAARRRDIDVRRVAQQALDGVAGGLRHQGAVARYAAARTWDEHELEGLVEAAEGRALLLVLDGVQDPHNLGACLRSAAAAGVTAVLIPKDKAVQVNATVRKTSAGAADHVPVVRVTNLSRSLRDLQKLGVWIYGLAGEASASLYGLDLRGNVALVLGGEADGLRRLTREHCDQLVTIPMPGADAAGGVESLNVSVASGVVLFEAVRQRLG; this is encoded by the coding sequence ATGAGCAGCAAACAGAACCAGTGGATCGTCGGCATCAATGCCGTCGCCGCGGCCGTCGAACACGACGCCGAGAACGTACGCGAAGTGCTGCTCGAGGCGGGGGCCAAGAACCCGCGGATCGTGGAGATCGAGACCGCCGCGCGCCGCCGCGACATCGACGTGCGCCGGGTCGCACAGCAGGCGCTCGACGGCGTCGCTGGTGGCCTGCGCCACCAGGGTGCGGTCGCGCGCTACGCAGCGGCCCGGACCTGGGACGAGCACGAACTCGAAGGCCTGGTGGAAGCGGCGGAAGGCCGCGCGCTGCTGCTGGTGCTCGACGGCGTGCAGGACCCGCACAACCTGGGCGCCTGCCTGCGCAGTGCCGCGGCGGCCGGGGTCACGGCGGTGCTGATCCCCAAGGACAAGGCCGTGCAGGTCAACGCGACGGTGCGCAAGACCTCGGCCGGCGCCGCCGACCATGTCCCGGTCGTGCGCGTGACCAATCTCTCGCGCAGCCTGCGCGACCTGCAGAAGCTCGGCGTGTGGATCTACGGCCTGGCCGGCGAGGCGAGCGCCTCGCTGTATGGCCTGGATCTGCGCGGCAACGTCGCGCTGGTGCTCGGCGGCGAGGCCGACGGCCTGCGCCGGCTCACCCGCGAGCATTGCGACCAGTTGGTGACGATCCCGATGCCTGGCGCCGATGCCGCCGGGGGCGTGGAGAGCCTCAATGTCTCGGTCGCCTCGGGCGTGGTGCTGTTCGAAGCCGTGCGCCAGCGGCTGGGCTGA
- the sugE gene encoding quaternary ammonium compound efflux SMR transporter SugE has product MSWIILVLAGLFEIAWAIGLKYTEGFTRFWPTVGTVASMVISVGLLGIAMRTLPVGTAYAVWVGIGAVGTVILGIVLMGDAASPGRLISLALIVAGIIGLKLAS; this is encoded by the coding sequence ATGTCCTGGATCATTCTCGTACTGGCCGGTCTGTTCGAGATCGCATGGGCGATCGGCCTGAAATACACCGAAGGCTTCACGCGGTTCTGGCCCACGGTCGGCACGGTGGCATCAATGGTGATCAGCGTCGGCCTGCTGGGGATCGCGATGCGCACGTTGCCGGTCGGCACCGCGTACGCGGTCTGGGTCGGCATCGGCGCGGTCGGCACTGTGATCCTGGGCATCGTGCTGATGGGCGATGCGGCCAGTCCCGGGCGCCTGATCAGCCTCGCGTTGATCGTTGCCGGCATCATTGGGCTCAAGCTCGCCAGCTGA